A region of the Mesoterricola sediminis genome:
AGGCGGTGGTCGAGCCGCTCCGGCAGCTCCTGGGCCGCCCCGCCATCGGCGAGGTCCTGGCCTTCTGCCTCCTCTACAAGATCGGGGACCAGCTCGCGGACGCCATGACGGCCCCCTTCCTCCTGCGGGGGATGGGCTTCACCAAGCTCCAGATCGGGGCCACCACGAAGACGGTGGGCATGGTGTGCATCATCCTGGGCGGGATCCTGGGCGGCCTCCTCATGAAGAAGCTGAGCCTGAAGCGGGCCCTCCTGGTCTTCGGGCTCCTCCAGGCGGGCTCCGTGCTGGCCTTCTGGGCCCTGTCCCGCCTCGGGCCGCGGCTCGCGGTCCTCACCGGGGCCCTGGCCCTGGAGAACCTCAGCTTCGGCATGGGCACGGCGGCCTTCGCGACCTTCATCATGCTCCTGTGCGACCGGCGCTTCACGGCGACCCAGTACGCCCTCCTCTCCAGCCTCCTGGCCTTCGCCCGGGGCTACCTGACGGCCCCCGCGGGCTGGTTCGCGGACAAGTTCGGGTGGTCGGGCTACTTCCTGGCCTGCGCCCTCGCGGCCATCCCGGGCCTCCTCCTGCTCTCCCGGTTCGACCGGTGGGGCGTCGAGGAGGAGCGGGCCTGAAGGGAAGACGGGCGCCCGCGCCCGGCCGGGCCTACAATGCACCCCGGAAGGCCGCCAGGGGGGAACCATGTTCGAATCCGCCGAGCTGGGCCACGCGATCGACAAGGCCGCGTACGAGCAGGAGATCCCAGGGCTCCGGGAGGCCCTCCTGGACGCCCAGTACGACCTGGTGGCCTCCAAGGCCTTCCCGGTGATCCTCGTCATCGGCGGCGTCGACGGGGCGGGGAAGAGCGCCACCGTGGCGGCCCTCAACGAGTGGATGGACCCGCGGCACATCCGGACCCACGGCCTCTCCGATCCCTCCGACGAGGAGCTGGAGCGCCCCCACATGTGGCGCTTCTGGCGGCAGTTGCCCCCCAAGGGGCGGATGGGCATCTTCGACGGCAGCTGGTACACCTGGCCCATCGTCGAGCGCGCCTACGGCCGCATCAAGGAGGCCCGCCTGGACCAGTCGCTGGAGCAGGTCCGGCGCTTCGAGCAGATGCTCATCGACGAGGGGGCCCTGGTGCTGAA
Encoded here:
- a CDS encoding AmpG family muropeptide MFS transporter; the protein is MRRNSMAMVTVALMGFASGLPLFLTGFTLKAWLTDAGLDLKAIGLFGLIVQPYALKFLWAPVLDRFLPPFLGRRRGWMVITQAALALLLAAMAASDPRAGAGRIALLGFLVAFASASQDIVVDAWRREAFAGPDLGLANAVHIGAYRVAMLVSGAGALILAEKTGWRATYLAMAGLMAAGSLGSFLAWSTDGSVQPPRTLREAVVEPLRQLLGRPAIGEVLAFCLLYKIGDQLADAMTAPFLLRGMGFTKLQIGATTKTVGMVCIILGGILGGLLMKKLSLKRALLVFGLLQAGSVLAFWALSRLGPRLAVLTGALALENLSFGMGTAAFATFIMLLCDRRFTATQYALLSSLLAFARGYLTAPAGWFADKFGWSGYFLACALAAIPGLLLLSRFDRWGVEEERA